The proteins below come from a single Serratia fonticola genomic window:
- a CDS encoding GMC oxidoreductase, giving the protein MAPAGYHFIHEPNGRATRPYDGRPACSGNNNCMPVCPIGAMYSGDQHAQHAQDAGARLFTDSTVWKLEKGVDDKIVAAHVRSSKGVDTRLTAKYFIVAAHGLETAKLLLISDIANSSDQVGRNLMDHTGMGLQFLADEPLWPGRGAVQQGGIFNSREGDFRKTRAAIKHAIANNVPNMAVAQRLIAQGVIGSELDKQIRHQAARWVDISTVFETLPQASNTVRPSTTRKDALGIPMLTVNYEVDDYVKAAKPVVEADYKRFVALMGGTVINDNTGWQNRDHLMGTVIMGDNPKDSVVNHECRCWDHSNLFLATTGVIPASGVVNPTLTGVALSIRAAEIIEREI; this is encoded by the coding sequence ATGGCTCCGGCAGGTTATCATTTTATCCATGAACCCAATGGGCGTGCTACTCGTCCGTATGATGGTCGCCCCGCCTGCAGCGGTAATAATAACTGTATGCCGGTATGCCCGATTGGTGCCATGTACAGCGGTGATCAACATGCCCAACATGCGCAAGATGCCGGGGCACGTTTATTCACGGATTCAACCGTGTGGAAACTGGAAAAAGGCGTTGATGATAAAATTGTCGCAGCTCATGTTCGCAGCTCTAAAGGTGTCGATACGCGGTTAACCGCAAAATACTTTATCGTTGCCGCTCACGGGCTGGAAACGGCAAAACTGTTGTTAATATCGGATATCGCCAACAGTTCCGATCAGGTGGGGCGTAATTTAATGGATCACACCGGCATGGGCCTGCAGTTTCTGGCCGATGAACCTCTTTGGCCGGGGCGAGGCGCCGTACAGCAAGGGGGAATATTCAACTCTCGCGAAGGCGATTTTCGTAAAACAAGAGCGGCAATCAAGCATGCCATTGCTAACAATGTCCCCAATATGGCCGTAGCACAACGTCTGATAGCTCAAGGTGTCATAGGTAGCGAACTGGACAAACAGATCCGCCATCAGGCGGCACGCTGGGTCGATATCTCCACGGTGTTTGAAACCCTCCCCCAGGCAAGCAACACCGTACGCCCAAGTACCACACGCAAAGATGCATTGGGCATTCCGATGCTGACGGTGAATTACGAAGTCGATGACTATGTCAAAGCGGCAAAACCCGTGGTGGAGGCGGATTACAAAAGATTCGTCGCTCTGATGGGGGGCACCGTCATTAATGACAATACTGGCTGGCAAAACCGTGACCATTTAATGGGGACCGTCATCATGGGCGATAACCCAAAAGATTCAGTGGTAAACCACGAGTGCCGGTGCTGGGATCATAGCAACCTGTTTCTCGCGACGACTGGGGTAATCCCCGCTTCGGGAGTCGTCAATCCCACGTTGACGGGCGTAGCTCTGAGTATTCGCGCAGCTGAAATCATTGAGCGTGAGATTTGA
- a CDS encoding NAD(P)-binding protein, which produces MSKHYDADVIVIGSGALGSNAATLLARSGKAVIILEAGEKIPRWKIVDNFRNSSKKANYNSPYPNEPWAHHSYDEQYIENTGSFDFRPGMLKLVGGTTWHWAAACWRYLPSDMKLKTLYGVGRDWPLEYHELEPFYHQAEVALGGLR; this is translated from the coding sequence ATGAGTAAACACTATGATGCCGATGTGATTGTCATTGGCTCTGGCGCATTGGGCAGTAATGCCGCAACCTTGCTGGCCCGCAGTGGCAAGGCGGTTATTATTCTTGAAGCTGGCGAGAAAATACCGCGCTGGAAGATCGTCGACAATTTCAGAAACTCATCGAAAAAAGCCAACTATAACTCTCCCTATCCCAACGAGCCTTGGGCCCATCACTCCTATGATGAACAATACATAGAGAATACCGGTTCCTTTGATTTCCGGCCCGGCATGCTGAAACTGGTGGGGGGGACAACCTGGCATTGGGCGGCCGCTTGCTGGCGCTATCTGCCTAGTGATATGAAGCTAAAAACATTGTATGGCGTGGGGCGCGATTGGCCACTGGAATACCACGAGCTGGAGCCTTTCTACCACCAGGCCGAAGTGGCTTTGGGGGGTTTGCGGTAG
- a CDS encoding LysR family transcriptional regulator gives MDKLAAMATFVKVVETGSFTRAAIAMGLPKARISQRISDLERALSVRLLHRTTRALSLTEDGSAYFERCQQILAEIDELEGGLSGGVTTPSGKIRIEALASIARWILAPQLHDFQARFPEIVVRLASSDRISNLFEEGIDCAIRGGILEDSTLVARHVCDVQMGLYASVDYLRSARAIRQPEDLQHHRWVGGFGIQRGKQLTWHLQSANRSIAVVGNSSLLIEDPDVAMSACLTGAGICSGAPFAVESYVKSGLLQPVLPEWHFAPRPIHIIYPTGKHLSVRVRSFVDWSFELMKTHPLLAMTPLALAKSRN, from the coding sequence ATGGACAAACTTGCAGCCATGGCCACTTTTGTCAAAGTGGTTGAAACCGGAAGTTTCACTCGCGCGGCTATCGCCATGGGGCTTCCCAAAGCGCGGATCTCCCAGCGGATTAGCGATCTTGAGCGCGCCCTGAGCGTGCGCCTGTTGCATCGAACGACCCGGGCGTTGAGCCTGACGGAGGATGGCAGCGCCTATTTTGAGCGCTGCCAGCAAATTCTCGCGGAAATCGATGAATTGGAAGGGGGGCTCAGCGGCGGGGTAACAACGCCGAGCGGCAAGATCCGTATCGAGGCTTTGGCCTCGATTGCGCGTTGGATCCTTGCACCTCAGTTGCATGACTTTCAGGCGCGTTTTCCAGAGATCGTGGTGCGGCTTGCCAGCAGCGATCGCATCAGCAATTTGTTTGAGGAGGGTATCGACTGCGCTATCCGTGGCGGCATACTGGAGGACTCAACGCTGGTGGCCAGGCACGTTTGCGACGTGCAGATGGGCTTGTATGCTTCAGTGGATTACCTCCGTTCAGCGCGGGCTATCAGGCAGCCTGAAGATCTTCAGCATCATCGATGGGTTGGGGGTTTTGGCATTCAGCGCGGTAAGCAGCTTACCTGGCATCTGCAATCGGCAAACCGGAGCATTGCGGTAGTAGGCAACAGCAGTTTGCTGATCGAAGATCCTGATGTGGCTATGAGTGCCTGTCTTACCGGGGCAGGCATCTGCTCCGGAGCCCCCTTCGCGGTGGAAAGCTATGTGAAGAGTGGGCTCTTGCAGCCGGTGTTACCCGAGTGGCACTTTGCTCCACGGCCAATTCATATCATCTATCCCACCGGCAAGCATTTGTCGGTTCGGGTGAGAAGCTTTGTGGATTGGTCATTTGAGCTGATGAAAACCCATCCGCTGTTGGCGATGACGCCTCTAGCGCTGGCAAAATCACGGAATTGA
- a CDS encoding cytochrome c, translated as MAVLAADKALVERGRYIAIAADCGACHRQALNNGVPFAGGYAIESPMGRIIASNITPSKQYGIGNYSEQQFAKAVREGIAADGKNLYPAMPYTSYRDMTTADVQALYAYFMQGVEPADIPPSARTDLSFPFNIRQIMWGWNLLYLSGASADKAEALTGSLDRGKYLVEVLAHCSACHTPRNIMMAEQSSLNLAGSPLGGWYAPNITPDKSGIGDWSQRDLVTYLKTGHLVGKAQAAGAMAEAVENSFSLMTDDDLNAIASWVKQVPAIPTAVANIGLQSPRGGVDINSVLTGQGTLTDSSTTDGAKLYENACASCHGHDGQGTDDSFYPALTRNRAVSAFGPQNLVMVIVEGIQRKTSNTDISMPAFAEQLNNAQIASVSNYVRSRFAGIDDKVTAQDVQTLRDGGEPPFIMRYINWLMTAGILVMVCLLGGFWYWRKIRRSGRQQIR; from the coding sequence TTGGCTGTACTTGCCGCCGATAAAGCGTTGGTTGAGCGTGGCAGATATATTGCGATCGCTGCTGATTGTGGTGCCTGCCATCGCCAGGCTCTCAATAATGGCGTTCCCTTTGCTGGGGGATACGCGATCGAGTCACCGATGGGGCGTATCATCGCCAGTAATATTACCCCCTCGAAGCAGTACGGCATCGGTAATTATAGCGAACAGCAGTTTGCCAAGGCTGTGCGTGAGGGTATCGCCGCTGATGGCAAGAATCTCTATCCAGCTATGCCATACACGTCATACCGTGATATGACTACGGCGGATGTACAGGCGCTTTATGCCTACTTTATGCAGGGGGTTGAACCCGCAGATATTCCCCCTTCGGCACGTACCGATCTGAGTTTCCCGTTTAATATCCGGCAGATTATGTGGGGTTGGAATCTGTTGTATCTCAGCGGCGCTTCTGCTGATAAGGCAGAGGCGCTTACTGGTTCATTGGATCGCGGTAAGTATTTGGTTGAGGTGTTGGCGCATTGCAGTGCCTGCCATACCCCACGCAATATCATGATGGCAGAGCAGAGTAGCCTTAACCTTGCCGGTAGCCCGCTTGGTGGCTGGTACGCCCCTAATATTACCCCTGATAAGAGTGGCATTGGCGATTGGAGCCAGCGGGATCTGGTCACCTACCTGAAAACCGGGCATCTGGTTGGCAAGGCACAGGCGGCAGGTGCGATGGCGGAGGCCGTCGAAAATAGCTTCAGCTTAATGACGGATGATGATTTGAATGCGATCGCTTCATGGGTTAAGCAGGTGCCAGCCATTCCTACGGCGGTAGCCAACATTGGGCTTCAATCGCCACGGGGTGGGGTTGATATCAATAGCGTTCTCACCGGGCAGGGAACCCTGACAGACAGCTCAACAACGGACGGAGCTAAACTTTATGAAAATGCTTGCGCTAGTTGCCATGGTCATGACGGTCAGGGAACCGACGATAGCTTTTATCCCGCATTAACTCGCAACCGCGCGGTTTCCGCATTCGGTCCGCAGAATTTGGTGATGGTCATCGTGGAAGGTATCCAACGTAAAACCAGTAACACCGATATCAGCATGCCCGCATTTGCTGAACAGTTAAACAACGCGCAAATTGCCTCAGTCAGTAACTATGTCCGCAGTCGTTTTGCCGGTATTGACGATAAAGTGACTGCGCAGGATGTACAGACCCTTCGTGATGGTGGGGAGCCTCCGTTTATAATGCGATACATAAACTGGCTAATGACCGCAGGGATATTGGTGATGGTGTGTTTGTTGGGCGGCTTTTGGTATTGGCGAAAAATAAGGCGTTCAGGCAGACAGCAAATTCGCTGA
- a CDS encoding YtcA family lipoprotein yields MALLLVSTFSLIGCRDFGAPAFSLLGSYFPAWLACAGIGLVVAIGARVLLIFAGIDEVLPWRLFVYTCLALAVAFMSSLLF; encoded by the coding sequence TTGGCCTTATTGCTGGTCAGCACCTTTAGCCTCATCGGGTGTCGTGACTTTGGTGCGCCAGCATTTTCCTTGCTCGGCTCTTATTTCCCCGCCTGGCTAGCCTGTGCTGGGATTGGCCTCGTGGTGGCGATAGGGGCGCGCGTTCTGCTGATTTTTGCGGGAATTGACGAAGTTCTGCCGTGGCGGTTATTCGTCTATACCTGCCTGGCGCTCGCCGTAGCCTTTATGTCATCGCTTTTATTCTAA
- the mdtN gene encoding multidrug transporter subunit MdtN, with amino-acid sequence MNTLKQQGNKRRIAIVIGVVIVIAAAISGWLTLRQNSLNPTSQDTVIGASVVNVSSSVPGRIQSINVTENGKVQRGEVMFTLDPTIYRLRVEQARAELQMAQAAWDTQHRTMIAEQSNAAITDEQVNRARANLKLATQTLARIQPLLGKGYVTAQQVDDAQTAKHDAEISLKQALKQTVASQALISSAAESEALLSARRAALAIAEQELENTQIRAPHNGLVVGLNVSAGEFVMPDQAVFTLINSDHWHASAYFRETELAHIKPGDCATVYVMADRQRAIQGRVEGIGWGISSEEQFNIPRNLPYVPKSLNWVRVEQRFPVRINLKDPPAELMRIGASAVAIVRDDHGC; translated from the coding sequence ATGAACACCTTAAAACAACAGGGCAATAAACGTCGTATAGCGATCGTCATTGGGGTGGTTATCGTTATTGCTGCCGCTATTTCAGGGTGGCTGACGCTGCGTCAAAACTCGTTAAATCCTACGTCGCAAGATACGGTCATCGGTGCCAGCGTGGTGAATGTCAGCAGCTCCGTACCTGGGCGTATTCAGTCCATTAATGTGACAGAAAACGGCAAGGTTCAGCGGGGTGAGGTGATGTTCACCCTCGATCCCACGATTTATCGTTTGCGGGTCGAGCAGGCGCGGGCGGAACTGCAGATGGCGCAAGCCGCCTGGGATACTCAGCACCGCACGATGATCGCAGAACAATCTAATGCAGCGATCACCGACGAGCAGGTTAACCGGGCGCGGGCCAACCTTAAGCTGGCAACTCAGACGCTGGCACGTATTCAGCCGCTGCTGGGCAAGGGCTATGTCACCGCCCAGCAGGTGGATGATGCCCAGACCGCCAAACACGATGCGGAAATCAGCCTGAAACAGGCGCTGAAGCAAACCGTCGCTTCGCAGGCATTAATCAGCAGCGCTGCGGAGTCTGAGGCTCTGCTCAGTGCACGCCGCGCCGCATTGGCCATTGCCGAACAAGAGCTGGAAAATACCCAGATACGAGCGCCGCACAATGGCCTGGTGGTGGGGCTGAATGTTTCGGCGGGGGAGTTTGTGATGCCGGACCAGGCGGTATTTACGCTGATTAATAGCGACCACTGGCACGCTTCGGCATACTTTCGCGAAACGGAGCTGGCGCACATCAAACCGGGGGACTGCGCCACGGTATATGTCATGGCCGATCGCCAGCGTGCGATTCAGGGCAGAGTGGAGGGCATTGGCTGGGGGATCAGCTCCGAGGAGCAGTTTAACATTCCACGTAATCTGCCCTATGTCCCGAAATCGCTGAACTGGGTGCGGGTCGAACAGCGTTTCCCGGTGCGGATCAACCTTAAAGATCCGCCGGCGGAGTTGATGCGAATTGGTGCCAGCGCGGTAGCAATAGTACGAGACGACCATGGTTGCTGA
- the gadC gene encoding glutamate:gamma-aminobutyrate antiporter: MASTQIIAAPKQLTLLGFFAITASMVMAVYEYPTFATSGFSLTFFLILGGLLWFIPVGLCAAEMATVEGWQEGGVFTWVSKTLGEKWGFAAISFGYLQIAIGFIPMLYFVLGALSYILNWPELNNDPIVKTVAALIILWGLALTQFGGTKNTARIAKIGFFAGILLPAAILVILAVTYLRSGAPIAIEMNAETFLPDFTSMSTLVVFVAFILSYMGVEASATHVNEMKNPGRDYPLAMLLLMFAAICLSSIGGLSIAAVIPHEQINLSAGVMQTFTVLINHLGTGFEWAIRGIAALLLLGVLAEIAAWIVGPSRGMLVTAQQGILPARFAKMNKNGVPVVLVISQLLITSVALIVLTNTGGGNNMSFLIALALTVVIYLCSYFLLFLAYIQLIRKQPNNKRTFNIPGGNGVKIAVAVIGLLTSLVAFVVSFFPPSGLPGGEANDVYAGLLVVCFLVVLVIPFIIYALHNKAAGAKNITLVPISTDSAQEGHFFIHPKARSPHHIIVDGKKVH, translated from the coding sequence ATGGCTAGCACTCAAATCATCGCTGCGCCAAAACAACTCACGCTGTTGGGCTTTTTTGCCATAACGGCATCAATGGTGATGGCGGTTTACGAATACCCAACGTTTGCAACCTCTGGTTTTTCACTGACCTTCTTCCTGATCCTTGGCGGCTTGCTGTGGTTCATTCCGGTAGGATTGTGTGCCGCAGAAATGGCAACGGTTGAGGGTTGGCAGGAAGGTGGCGTGTTTACCTGGGTTTCTAAAACCCTCGGTGAGAAATGGGGGTTTGCCGCTATTTCGTTTGGCTATTTGCAAATCGCGATAGGCTTTATCCCGATGCTCTACTTCGTGCTAGGGGCGCTGTCCTATATTCTTAACTGGCCCGAACTCAATAACGATCCGATAGTTAAGACCGTCGCCGCACTGATTATTTTATGGGGTCTGGCCTTGACTCAGTTTGGTGGCACCAAGAATACCGCTCGCATCGCCAAGATTGGTTTTTTTGCCGGTATTCTGCTGCCAGCCGCAATTCTGGTGATCCTGGCCGTCACTTATCTGCGCTCTGGTGCTCCCATTGCGATTGAAATGAATGCCGAAACCTTCTTGCCGGACTTCACCAGCATGAGCACGTTAGTGGTGTTTGTGGCCTTCATCCTGAGCTATATGGGGGTGGAAGCCTCCGCTACCCACGTCAATGAGATGAAAAACCCGGGCCGCGATTATCCGCTCGCCATGCTGCTGTTGATGTTTGCGGCAATTTGCCTGAGTTCAATCGGCGGGTTGTCCATTGCCGCCGTAATACCCCATGAGCAAATCAACCTCTCTGCAGGCGTGATGCAAACCTTCACGGTGCTGATCAATCATTTGGGGACGGGTTTCGAATGGGCTATCCGCGGTATCGCTGCGCTGTTGCTCCTCGGAGTGCTGGCTGAGATCGCTGCATGGATTGTCGGGCCTTCCCGCGGGATGTTAGTGACGGCACAACAAGGGATCCTGCCTGCCCGCTTTGCCAAAATGAACAAAAACGGCGTCCCGGTGGTGCTGGTCATTTCCCAGTTACTCATCACCTCGGTGGCACTGATTGTGCTGACCAATACCGGGGGTGGCAATAACATGTCGTTCCTGATTGCACTGGCGCTGACGGTGGTAATTTATCTTTGCAGCTATTTCCTGTTATTCCTGGCTTATATCCAGTTGATCCGCAAGCAGCCGAATAACAAGCGCACCTTTAATATACCGGGTGGCAATGGGGTTAAAATTGCAGTGGCGGTCATTGGGTTGCTGACCTCTCTGGTAGCCTTTGTCGTCTCCTTCTTCCCTCCTTCGGGGCTACCGGGTGGGGAAGCTAACGACGTCTATGCCGGTTTACTGGTCGTGTGCTTCCTGGTGGTGCTGGTAATCCCCTTCATTATTTATGCACTGCATAATAAAGCTGCCGGAGCGAAAAATATCACGCTGGTGCCAATCAGCACGGATAGCGCTCAGGAAGGGCATTTCTTCATCCATCCGAAGGCTCGCAGCCCGCATCACATCATTGTCGATGGTAAAAAGGTTCACTAA
- a CDS encoding DsbA family protein: MMQCDPTTGSCLLPDESPGTQRQTTTSSDIVIRYVGDPMCSWCWGISPAVKQLAEYCDQHGLSFVMTMGGLRAGGGDPWNLAFKAFLRQEWSHIQKKTDQPFGFSLLEAAQFNYDTEPACRAVTTASLLLAERGLPSSAALPFLAATQYKFYVDGQDPKTEAFYHDICDRVGLPFDEFSQTFTSQRARVAVSQDFALCRQWGVRSFPTLLLERHGEISLLSTGYVDSETLLNRLSAQLPPVAEHTTE, translated from the coding sequence ATGATGCAATGCGATCCCACCACCGGCAGTTGTCTTCTGCCCGATGAGTCCCCTGGTACTCAACGGCAGACAACCACGTCCAGCGATATCGTCATTCGTTACGTCGGCGATCCGATGTGCTCTTGGTGCTGGGGTATTTCACCTGCGGTGAAGCAACTGGCGGAGTATTGCGATCAACATGGCCTGAGTTTTGTGATGACCATGGGGGGTTTGCGCGCTGGCGGCGGCGATCCTTGGAATTTGGCATTCAAAGCCTTCTTAAGGCAGGAGTGGAGCCACATCCAGAAAAAAACCGACCAACCGTTTGGTTTCAGCCTGCTGGAAGCAGCACAATTCAACTACGATACCGAGCCGGCCTGCCGGGCAGTCACAACGGCTTCCCTGTTGTTGGCTGAACGAGGTTTACCTTCCTCTGCAGCGTTGCCGTTTCTCGCAGCAACCCAGTACAAATTCTATGTCGATGGGCAGGATCCTAAAACCGAGGCGTTTTATCATGACATCTGCGATCGGGTTGGCCTGCCATTTGACGAATTCAGCCAAACCTTTACGTCACAACGGGCCAGAGTGGCGGTTAGCCAAGACTTTGCGCTGTGCCGCCAATGGGGCGTTCGCTCTTTCCCCACCCTGTTGCTAGAACGCCATGGGGAAATATCCCTGCTCTCTACGGGTTATGTGGACTCAGAGACATTACTTAACCGTCTCAGCGCACAGTTACCCCCTGTTGCAGAACACACCACGGAATAA
- a CDS encoding glutamate decarboxylase: protein MSNSNQKNNSNVNDDVYSSIDLAISLPKSGFPDAERNPRHVFSAIRDELMLDGNSRQNLATFCQTWVDEEIRDLMDLSIDKNMIDKDEYPQTAEIEARCVRMLADLWKSPSPGTTLGCSTIGSSEAAMLGGLALKWQWRKKRAAQGLTTDKPNMICGPVQICWHKFARYFDVELREIPLEGDRLIMSPEEVLKRVDENTIGVVPTLGVTFTCQYEPVKAVSDALDKLQQDTGLDIPIHVDGASGGFLAPFCAPDLEWDFRLPRVKSINTSGHKFGLAPLGAGWVVWREAADLPEELIFNVNYLGGNMPTFALNFSRPGGQIIAQYYNFLRLGREGYAKVHNACYATAQYLADEIGKLGPFEILFDGDSGKGIPALAWKLKEDANIGGYTLYDLADKLRSRGWQVPAYSMPANREDLVIQRILVRHGVSFDLGSLLLDDLKRALEHFESHPVVNPLTEDEAAGFNHG, encoded by the coding sequence ATGAGTAACAGCAACCAGAAAAATAACAGCAATGTTAATGATGATGTTTATTCCTCGATAGATTTGGCCATTTCACTACCGAAATCGGGGTTTCCAGACGCAGAGCGAAATCCTCGCCACGTATTTAGTGCTATCCGCGATGAATTAATGTTAGACGGTAACTCACGGCAAAACCTGGCGACATTCTGCCAGACCTGGGTTGATGAAGAAATTCGCGACCTGATGGATCTGTCCATCGACAAAAATATGATTGATAAAGACGAGTATCCACAAACGGCCGAAATTGAAGCCCGCTGCGTACGCATGTTGGCCGACCTGTGGAAATCACCGTCGCCGGGCACTACGCTGGGCTGCTCCACCATTGGCTCGTCAGAAGCCGCTATGTTGGGTGGGTTAGCGCTGAAATGGCAATGGCGCAAAAAGCGTGCCGCGCAGGGCCTGACAACCGATAAACCCAATATGATCTGCGGACCAGTGCAAATTTGCTGGCACAAATTCGCGCGTTATTTCGATGTAGAATTGCGAGAAATCCCTCTGGAAGGCGATCGTCTGATCATGAGCCCGGAAGAGGTACTGAAACGAGTCGATGAGAATACCATAGGTGTAGTCCCCACCCTCGGAGTGACCTTTACCTGCCAGTACGAGCCGGTAAAAGCGGTCAGCGACGCACTCGATAAGCTGCAACAAGACACCGGGCTGGATATTCCTATTCATGTCGACGGTGCCAGCGGCGGCTTTCTTGCCCCATTCTGTGCCCCCGATCTGGAATGGGATTTCCGCCTGCCCCGCGTAAAATCCATCAATACCTCAGGCCACAAGTTTGGGCTGGCCCCTCTGGGTGCAGGCTGGGTGGTATGGCGTGAAGCGGCAGACTTGCCCGAAGAGCTTATTTTCAACGTCAACTATCTTGGCGGCAATATGCCTACCTTTGCGCTCAACTTCTCACGCCCTGGTGGGCAGATCATCGCTCAGTACTACAACTTCTTACGCCTTGGCCGCGAAGGCTACGCCAAAGTCCATAACGCCTGCTATGCCACGGCCCAGTATCTTGCCGACGAGATCGGTAAGCTCGGTCCGTTTGAAATCCTGTTTGATGGCGACAGTGGTAAAGGCATCCCGGCGCTGGCCTGGAAACTGAAAGAAGACGCCAATATCGGTGGCTACACGTTGTATGACCTCGCCGATAAATTACGCTCACGCGGCTGGCAGGTACCTGCGTACTCCATGCCAGCTAATCGGGAAGATCTGGTGATCCAGCGTATTCTAGTACGCCACGGCGTGAGTTTTGACCTGGGTAGCCTGTTGCTTGACGATCTGAAGCGAGCACTTGAGCATTTCGAAAGTCATCCGGTCGTTAATCCACTTACGGAAGATGAAGCGGCCGGTTTTAACCACGGCTGA
- a CDS encoding monooxygenase has product MSVILQIDFSFPADQLGATLSKNAQSLAESINQEPGFISKIWTENEHTGEAGGIYFFENRVFAEKYAEHHVKRAEAMGAKNIHLKIFDINLPLTKINHGRCD; this is encoded by the coding sequence ATGAGTGTCATTTTACAGATTGATTTTAGTTTCCCAGCCGACCAGCTTGGTGCAACCCTGTCCAAAAATGCGCAATCGCTGGCCGAAAGCATCAATCAAGAACCTGGTTTCATCTCCAAGATCTGGACTGAGAATGAGCACACCGGCGAGGCGGGCGGGATATACTTTTTCGAAAACCGAGTGTTTGCCGAAAAATATGCCGAACACCACGTCAAAAGGGCTGAGGCGATGGGGGCTAAAAATATTCATCTGAAAATATTCGACATCAACCTTCCCCTGACCAAAATCAACCATGGGCGCTGTGATTAA
- a CDS encoding metal-dependent hydrolase family protein: MQQNLMFQPACEHSEACLCHSPAFVRINTVLTRQAAKAPPITTATVAAAIPAGQSTHSNATASATQLKAFINVRIFDGVSDQLREGMQVIVEGNKIKSIEPADTPPPAEATIIDGKGGVLMPGLIDAHWHAIMARPSMMTAMTADFNYIQALAIAEAQATLLRGFTTVRDMGGPVFGLKRAIDEQITVGPRIYPSGAFISQTGGHGDFRMLSEVPRAPADSLSYIERVGITAIADGADQVLLRAREQLMRGASQIKFMAGGGVASLYDGIDVTEGSVPEIQAAVTAAENWGTYVTVHAYTARAVTMAIKGGVKCIEHGQLVDEQTVELMAQENLWWCLQPFLDDEDAVPMANPASRAKQLVMSAGTDNAYQLAKKHHIKTAWGTDTLFDARLATRQGAQLAKLIRWYTPLEILKMATSVNAELCALSGPRNPYPEKLGVIEAGALADMIIVDGDPLTDIQLLAQPEEAFQMIMKNGQIYKNTLENSAV, encoded by the coding sequence ATGCAGCAAAATCTCATGTTTCAGCCTGCCTGCGAACATTCTGAGGCATGCCTATGCCACAGCCCGGCATTTGTACGCATTAATACGGTATTAACCCGACAGGCGGCGAAAGCGCCGCCGATAACGACAGCCACGGTCGCAGCAGCAATACCTGCAGGACAATCCACGCATTCCAATGCCACCGCAAGCGCTACGCAGTTGAAAGCGTTTATCAACGTACGGATTTTTGACGGGGTTTCTGACCAACTGCGCGAGGGCATGCAGGTTATCGTTGAAGGCAACAAAATCAAATCGATTGAACCTGCTGATACGCCTCCGCCAGCGGAAGCAACGATTATAGACGGCAAAGGTGGCGTGCTGATGCCCGGCCTGATTGATGCGCACTGGCATGCCATCATGGCTCGCCCTTCCATGATGACGGCGATGACGGCCGATTTTAACTATATCCAGGCGCTGGCGATTGCCGAAGCACAGGCAACGCTGCTGCGTGGGTTCACCACGGTCCGCGATATGGGCGGGCCGGTGTTTGGTCTGAAACGTGCGATTGATGAGCAGATTACGGTTGGCCCGCGCATTTACCCGTCCGGGGCGTTCATTTCCCAGACCGGCGGCCACGGTGATTTTCGCATGCTCAGCGAAGTCCCACGCGCACCCGCGGATTCTCTGAGCTATATCGAACGGGTAGGGATAACTGCCATTGCCGATGGCGCCGACCAGGTGTTGTTGCGTGCCAGAGAACAACTGATGAGGGGGGCATCCCAGATCAAATTTATGGCCGGTGGCGGTGTCGCCTCGCTCTATGACGGCATCGACGTAACTGAAGGCTCCGTGCCCGAAATCCAGGCGGCGGTGACCGCTGCGGAAAATTGGGGTACCTACGTGACCGTTCACGCCTATACGGCCCGCGCTGTCACCATGGCAATCAAAGGCGGCGTGAAATGTATCGAACACGGCCAGTTGGTGGATGAGCAGACCGTGGAGCTCATGGCGCAAGAAAACCTATGGTGGTGCCTGCAACCTTTCCTGGACGATGAAGATGCCGTACCGATGGCGAATCCGGCTTCACGCGCCAAGCAACTGGTGATGTCCGCCGGAACCGATAACGCTTACCAACTGGCGAAAAAGCATCACATTAAGACCGCCTGGGGTACCGACACACTGTTCGACGCCCGGCTTGCCACACGTCAAGGAGCCCAGCTTGCCAAGCTGATCCGCTGGTATACGCCTCTTGAAATTCTTAAAATGGCTACCAGCGTCAATGCCGAACTTTGCGCGCTCTCCGGCCCGCGTAACCCTTATCCCGAGAAGCTCGGGGTGATAGAAGCAGGCGCTCTGGCCGATATGATCATTGTCGACGGCGATCCGCTAACGGATATTCAACTGCTGGCCCAGCCTGAGGAAGCATTTCAGATGATCATGAAAAATGGGCAAATTTATAAAAATACGCTGGAAAACAGCGCGGTTTAG